A stretch of Apis cerana isolate GH-2021 linkage group LG1, AcerK_1.0, whole genome shotgun sequence DNA encodes these proteins:
- the LOC107992853 gene encoding uncharacterized protein LOC107992853 isoform X1, producing MDKENHRVNKANCNSIKNQNERAELKEQNDEKKIQENKNFRSGTTKEKEIKCEEDMKEDEELLIPHGNTMFGLCAICHLALGNINSNFSQYIPCSKGHAVCQRCIQHFALQSDPGCILCHAQYQQSNINLSRESNVSLNSIYTHLKRMQIPRQQLEYYSKHHQHLQQYIPIDIEQSYNKSWNQNYPCATQNIERNTLGYYNDYFEEISDYDQIKEQNNMREQRNKNCDKQRRQSYCNLFKKGNTESYVSEAKVSGQISAECSRRPIRCPRIDCAINVAFSALTHHFIFDHPEVPILNVEPGIKSTLIVSFSALSSNSSRCLALLLVSGKLSEPVARLFNGSQINPKYRNRLPLPVLAARLHCTDQCISNDKINKKKNFHEKDIIIAWVAGLDIGNTTNKLLCSIQAVDKIDNEGLRCLTYTGPVNSLRTAQCPQDIFSTGDCIVLHEGLLSHITSDCATLNVNVTVH from the exons atggataaaGAAAATCACCGAGTTAACAAAGCAAACTGCAATTCGATAAAGAATCAGAACGAG cGTGCAGAACTGAAAGAACAAAATGATGAAAAGAAGAtacaagaaaacaaaaattttagaagcGGAACAACcaaggagaaagaaataaaatgcgaAGAAGATAtgaaagaagatgaagaatTACTGATACCACATGGAAATACGATGTTTGGACTCTGTGCTATTTGTCATCTTGCtcttggaaatataaattctaattttagtcAATATATTCCTTGTTCAAAGGGTCATGCTGTGTGTCAACGTTGTATTCAACACTTTGCGCTTCAATCAg aTCCTGGCTGTATTCTTTGTCATGCACAGTATCaacaatcaaatataaatttatcgcgaGAAAGTAATGTTAGTTTGAATTCAATATATACGCATCTAAAGAGAATGCAAATTCCACGACAACAAttggaatattattcgaagcatCATCAACATTTACAGCAATACATCCCTATTGACATTGAACAATCATATAACAAGTCTTGGAATCAAAATTATCCATGTGCAacacaaaatattgaaagaaatacatTAGGATATTACAATGATTATTTTGAAGAGATATCTGATTATGACCAaattaaagaacaaaataaCATGCGCGaacaacgaaataaaaattgtgacaAACAGAGACGACAaagttattgtaatttatttaaaaaaggaaatacagAATCATATGTGTCTGAAGCAAAAGTTAGCGGACAAATTAGCGCAGAATGTTCTCGAAGACCGATTCGCTGTCCACGAATTGATTGTGCCATAAATGTAGCTTTTTCAGCGTTAActcatcatttcatttttgatcATCCAGAAGTACCTATCCTGAATGTAGAGCCAGGTATTAAAAGTACACTCATCGTCAGTTTTAGTGCTCTATCTTCCAATTCTAGTAGATGTCTGGCTCTCCTTTTAGTTTCCGGTAAACTCTC AGAACCTGTTGCGAGATTGTTTAATGGTAGTCAAATCAACCcaaaatatcgaaatcgtTTACCATTACCAGTATTAGCTGCTCGACTACATTGTACAGATCAATGCATATCTAATgacaagattaataaaaagaaaaattttcatgagaaagatataattattgcttGGGTTGCTGGGCTGGATATTGGAAATACAACAAACAAACTTTTATGTAGTATTcag GCTGTAGACAAGATTGATAATGAAGGCTTACGTTGCCTAACATATACAGGTCCAGTGAATTCATTAAGAACTGCTCAATGTCCTCAAGACATTTTTTCAACAGGTGATTGCATAGTTCTGCATGAAGGTCTTCTCAGTCACATTACATCAGATTGTGCTACACTCAATGTCAATGTTACTgtgcattaa
- the LOC107992853 gene encoding uncharacterized protein LOC107992853 isoform X2, with amino-acid sequence MSKWFFKCNKQIIRIAVYLVNRAELKEQNDEKKIQENKNFRSGTTKEKEIKCEEDMKEDEELLIPHGNTMFGLCAICHLALGNINSNFSQYIPCSKGHAVCQRCIQHFALQSDPGCILCHAQYQQSNINLSRESNVSLNSIYTHLKRMQIPRQQLEYYSKHHQHLQQYIPIDIEQSYNKSWNQNYPCATQNIERNTLGYYNDYFEEISDYDQIKEQNNMREQRNKNCDKQRRQSYCNLFKKGNTESYVSEAKVSGQISAECSRRPIRCPRIDCAINVAFSALTHHFIFDHPEVPILNVEPGIKSTLIVSFSALSSNSSRCLALLLVSGKLSEPVARLFNGSQINPKYRNRLPLPVLAARLHCTDQCISNDKINKKKNFHEKDIIIAWVAGLDIGNTTNKLLCSIQAVDKIDNEGLRCLTYTGPVNSLRTAQCPQDIFSTGDCIVLHEGLLSHITSDCATLNVNVTVH; translated from the exons ATGTCAAAATGGTTTTTCAAATGTAATAAGCAAATCATACGTATCGCAGTTTATCTCGTCAAT cGTGCAGAACTGAAAGAACAAAATGATGAAAAGAAGAtacaagaaaacaaaaattttagaagcGGAACAACcaaggagaaagaaataaaatgcgaAGAAGATAtgaaagaagatgaagaatTACTGATACCACATGGAAATACGATGTTTGGACTCTGTGCTATTTGTCATCTTGCtcttggaaatataaattctaattttagtcAATATATTCCTTGTTCAAAGGGTCATGCTGTGTGTCAACGTTGTATTCAACACTTTGCGCTTCAATCAg aTCCTGGCTGTATTCTTTGTCATGCACAGTATCaacaatcaaatataaatttatcgcgaGAAAGTAATGTTAGTTTGAATTCAATATATACGCATCTAAAGAGAATGCAAATTCCACGACAACAAttggaatattattcgaagcatCATCAACATTTACAGCAATACATCCCTATTGACATTGAACAATCATATAACAAGTCTTGGAATCAAAATTATCCATGTGCAacacaaaatattgaaagaaatacatTAGGATATTACAATGATTATTTTGAAGAGATATCTGATTATGACCAaattaaagaacaaaataaCATGCGCGaacaacgaaataaaaattgtgacaAACAGAGACGACAaagttattgtaatttatttaaaaaaggaaatacagAATCATATGTGTCTGAAGCAAAAGTTAGCGGACAAATTAGCGCAGAATGTTCTCGAAGACCGATTCGCTGTCCACGAATTGATTGTGCCATAAATGTAGCTTTTTCAGCGTTAActcatcatttcatttttgatcATCCAGAAGTACCTATCCTGAATGTAGAGCCAGGTATTAAAAGTACACTCATCGTCAGTTTTAGTGCTCTATCTTCCAATTCTAGTAGATGTCTGGCTCTCCTTTTAGTTTCCGGTAAACTCTC AGAACCTGTTGCGAGATTGTTTAATGGTAGTCAAATCAACCcaaaatatcgaaatcgtTTACCATTACCAGTATTAGCTGCTCGACTACATTGTACAGATCAATGCATATCTAATgacaagattaataaaaagaaaaattttcatgagaaagatataattattgcttGGGTTGCTGGGCTGGATATTGGAAATACAACAAACAAACTTTTATGTAGTATTcag GCTGTAGACAAGATTGATAATGAAGGCTTACGTTGCCTAACATATACAGGTCCAGTGAATTCATTAAGAACTGCTCAATGTCCTCAAGACATTTTTTCAACAGGTGATTGCATAGTTCTGCATGAAGGTCTTCTCAGTCACATTACATCAGATTGTGCTACACTCAATGTCAATGTTACTgtgcattaa
- the LOC107992853 gene encoding uncharacterized protein LOC107992853 isoform X3: MIICNSSMKEFFQRAELKEQNDEKKIQENKNFRSGTTKEKEIKCEEDMKEDEELLIPHGNTMFGLCAICHLALGNINSNFSQYIPCSKGHAVCQRCIQHFALQSDPGCILCHAQYQQSNINLSRESNVSLNSIYTHLKRMQIPRQQLEYYSKHHQHLQQYIPIDIEQSYNKSWNQNYPCATQNIERNTLGYYNDYFEEISDYDQIKEQNNMREQRNKNCDKQRRQSYCNLFKKGNTESYVSEAKVSGQISAECSRRPIRCPRIDCAINVAFSALTHHFIFDHPEVPILNVEPGIKSTLIVSFSALSSNSSRCLALLLVSGKLSEPVARLFNGSQINPKYRNRLPLPVLAARLHCTDQCISNDKINKKKNFHEKDIIIAWVAGLDIGNTTNKLLCSIQAVDKIDNEGLRCLTYTGPVNSLRTAQCPQDIFSTGDCIVLHEGLLSHITSDCATLNVNVTVH; encoded by the exons atgattatatgtaatagtagcatgaaagaattttttcagcGTGCAGAACTGAAAGAACAAAATGATGAAAAGAAGAtacaagaaaacaaaaattttagaagcGGAACAACcaaggagaaagaaataaaatgcgaAGAAGATAtgaaagaagatgaagaatTACTGATACCACATGGAAATACGATGTTTGGACTCTGTGCTATTTGTCATCTTGCtcttggaaatataaattctaattttagtcAATATATTCCTTGTTCAAAGGGTCATGCTGTGTGTCAACGTTGTATTCAACACTTTGCGCTTCAATCAg aTCCTGGCTGTATTCTTTGTCATGCACAGTATCaacaatcaaatataaatttatcgcgaGAAAGTAATGTTAGTTTGAATTCAATATATACGCATCTAAAGAGAATGCAAATTCCACGACAACAAttggaatattattcgaagcatCATCAACATTTACAGCAATACATCCCTATTGACATTGAACAATCATATAACAAGTCTTGGAATCAAAATTATCCATGTGCAacacaaaatattgaaagaaatacatTAGGATATTACAATGATTATTTTGAAGAGATATCTGATTATGACCAaattaaagaacaaaataaCATGCGCGaacaacgaaataaaaattgtgacaAACAGAGACGACAaagttattgtaatttatttaaaaaaggaaatacagAATCATATGTGTCTGAAGCAAAAGTTAGCGGACAAATTAGCGCAGAATGTTCTCGAAGACCGATTCGCTGTCCACGAATTGATTGTGCCATAAATGTAGCTTTTTCAGCGTTAActcatcatttcatttttgatcATCCAGAAGTACCTATCCTGAATGTAGAGCCAGGTATTAAAAGTACACTCATCGTCAGTTTTAGTGCTCTATCTTCCAATTCTAGTAGATGTCTGGCTCTCCTTTTAGTTTCCGGTAAACTCTC AGAACCTGTTGCGAGATTGTTTAATGGTAGTCAAATCAACCcaaaatatcgaaatcgtTTACCATTACCAGTATTAGCTGCTCGACTACATTGTACAGATCAATGCATATCTAATgacaagattaataaaaagaaaaattttcatgagaaagatataattattgcttGGGTTGCTGGGCTGGATATTGGAAATACAACAAACAAACTTTTATGTAGTATTcag GCTGTAGACAAGATTGATAATGAAGGCTTACGTTGCCTAACATATACAGGTCCAGTGAATTCATTAAGAACTGCTCAATGTCCTCAAGACATTTTTTCAACAGGTGATTGCATAGTTCTGCATGAAGGTCTTCTCAGTCACATTACATCAGATTGTGCTACACTCAATGTCAATGTTACTgtgcattaa
- the LOC107992853 gene encoding uncharacterized protein LOC107992853 isoform X4, with product MKEDEELLIPHGNTMFGLCAICHLALGNINSNFSQYIPCSKGHAVCQRCIQHFALQSDPGCILCHAQYQQSNINLSRESNVSLNSIYTHLKRMQIPRQQLEYYSKHHQHLQQYIPIDIEQSYNKSWNQNYPCATQNIERNTLGYYNDYFEEISDYDQIKEQNNMREQRNKNCDKQRRQSYCNLFKKGNTESYVSEAKVSGQISAECSRRPIRCPRIDCAINVAFSALTHHFIFDHPEVPILNVEPGIKSTLIVSFSALSSNSSRCLALLLVSGKLSEPVARLFNGSQINPKYRNRLPLPVLAARLHCTDQCISNDKINKKKNFHEKDIIIAWVAGLDIGNTTNKLLCSIQAVDKIDNEGLRCLTYTGPVNSLRTAQCPQDIFSTGDCIVLHEGLLSHITSDCATLNVNVTVH from the exons AtgaaagaagatgaagaatTACTGATACCACATGGAAATACGATGTTTGGACTCTGTGCTATTTGTCATCTTGCtcttggaaatataaattctaattttagtcAATATATTCCTTGTTCAAAGGGTCATGCTGTGTGTCAACGTTGTATTCAACACTTTGCGCTTCAATCAg aTCCTGGCTGTATTCTTTGTCATGCACAGTATCaacaatcaaatataaatttatcgcgaGAAAGTAATGTTAGTTTGAATTCAATATATACGCATCTAAAGAGAATGCAAATTCCACGACAACAAttggaatattattcgaagcatCATCAACATTTACAGCAATACATCCCTATTGACATTGAACAATCATATAACAAGTCTTGGAATCAAAATTATCCATGTGCAacacaaaatattgaaagaaatacatTAGGATATTACAATGATTATTTTGAAGAGATATCTGATTATGACCAaattaaagaacaaaataaCATGCGCGaacaacgaaataaaaattgtgacaAACAGAGACGACAaagttattgtaatttatttaaaaaaggaaatacagAATCATATGTGTCTGAAGCAAAAGTTAGCGGACAAATTAGCGCAGAATGTTCTCGAAGACCGATTCGCTGTCCACGAATTGATTGTGCCATAAATGTAGCTTTTTCAGCGTTAActcatcatttcatttttgatcATCCAGAAGTACCTATCCTGAATGTAGAGCCAGGTATTAAAAGTACACTCATCGTCAGTTTTAGTGCTCTATCTTCCAATTCTAGTAGATGTCTGGCTCTCCTTTTAGTTTCCGGTAAACTCTC AGAACCTGTTGCGAGATTGTTTAATGGTAGTCAAATCAACCcaaaatatcgaaatcgtTTACCATTACCAGTATTAGCTGCTCGACTACATTGTACAGATCAATGCATATCTAATgacaagattaataaaaagaaaaattttcatgagaaagatataattattgcttGGGTTGCTGGGCTGGATATTGGAAATACAACAAACAAACTTTTATGTAGTATTcag GCTGTAGACAAGATTGATAATGAAGGCTTACGTTGCCTAACATATACAGGTCCAGTGAATTCATTAAGAACTGCTCAATGTCCTCAAGACATTTTTTCAACAGGTGATTGCATAGTTCTGCATGAAGGTCTTCTCAGTCACATTACATCAGATTGTGCTACACTCAATGTCAATGTTACTgtgcattaa
- the LOC107992727 gene encoding putative uncharacterized protein DDB_G0282499, which translates to MDVTDNADGSLDPRIQIELENLNDATDDINKLETELDEAHTAFRQLLSETTKRLKEILNKVGNSYVEKARCYYEALEIARQAQIKCQQQAQLFQRASEIHAAAKETVALAESRFMSHQHEWNFDQAWQDMLNHATLKVMDAENQKAECGREHYRRAVLFNDAEKKLLQLEEKHHRSIIKARPYFEVKAQCDQMLATQKERVECLQKAIQDAKSNYATSLRRLEEISNQIHQQRQDYDFIANGPREPGVGAELVSPQKISNYDIEFNQSNSNRTKDIMNNQMKYNRMQDYDNSCQLQEDTEYLGKRSVDGSEAISSQWELELEANLENLNNLSLENSVLDHDSKNESTNLHFYNEENSKSNKFLEKLNYKFSQDKNHSIQNLKQSKNLFKTLKNPFVNKSLMTYFEESSKNTLNDSKLNKHKTNIKDSKSKSLNNSPMKINIFNLSSKFMEKNIHQRIAKYVPNNVFNFGFSNNKSQSNSDLNLSSNLNTSFIEKYQSFDNIIDDKTENFKDNVTNLKYIQSFIVKEVNDNGLNVATKLQNAQLINSNTVNLQLKRDIISKKKWFRSNSIQFLPSNVNSSPIKSAVYLPNEQSLNRNLSCSSKYSISKLSEKQLIINELPLLSLFKKDNLLVNSKSISMINLSEKKNFISWDDIHLNNIKTLSSEMLPNLKDSSFSNFIS; encoded by the exons atggaTGTTACGGATAATGCTGATGGATCTTTAGATCCTCGCATAcag attgaattggaaaatttaaatgatgcaacagatgatataaataaacttgaaACTGAATTAGAT gaaGCTCATACTGCTTTTAGACAATTATTATCTGAAACCactaaaagattaaaagaaatattaaataaagtaggAAATAGTTATGTTGAAAAAGCAAGATGTTATTATGAAGCACTTGAAATAGCACGTCAAGCTCAg ATAAAATGTCAACAACAAGCTCAACTATTTCAAAGAGCAAGTGAAATTCATGCAGCAGCAAAAGAAACTGTAGCATTAGCTGAAAGTAGATTTATGTCACATCAACATGAATGGAATTTTGATCAAGCTTGGCAGGATATGCTAAATCATGCAACTCTTAAa gTTATGGATGCTGAAAATCAAAAAGCAGAATGTGGTAGAGAACATTATAGAAGAGcagtattatttaatgatgcTGAGAAAAAACTACtacaattagaagaaaaacatCATCGTTCCATAATAAAAGCACGACCATATTTTGAAGTTAAAGCACAATGCGATCAGATGTTAGCAACTCAAAAAGAACGAGTTGAATGTTTACAAAAAGCAATACAAGATGCAAAATCTAATTATGCCACGAGTCTTCGTAGATTAGAAGAAATTAGTAATCAAATACATCAACAGCGTCAGGATTATG attttatagCTAATGGACCGCGAGAACCAGGTGTTGGTGCAGAATTAGTTAGTCCacaaaagatttcaaattatgatatagaatttaatcaatCAAATAGCAATAGAACAAaggatattatgaataatcaaatgaaatataatagaatgcaAGATTATGAT AATTCTTGTCAATTACAAGAAGATACAGAATATCTTGGAAAAAGATCAGTTGATGGAAGCGAAGCAATATCTTCTCAATGGGAATTGGAACTAGAAgctaatttagaaaatttgaataatttatctctTGAGAATTCTGTACTTGATCATGATAGTAAAAATGAAAGTaccaatttacatttttataatgaagaaaattcaaaatcaaataagtttttagaaaaattaaattataaattttcacaagataaaaatcattctattcaaaatttaaagcaatcgaaaaatctgtttaaaactttgaaaaatccatttgtaaataaatctttaatgacATATTTTGAAGAATCAAGTAAGAATACGTTAaacgattcaaaattaaataaacataaaactaatataaaagatagtaaatcaaaatcattaaataatagtcctatgaaaataaatatatttaatttaagctCGAAATTCATGGAAAAGAACATACATCAGAGAATAGCAAAATATGTGCCAAATAATGTTTTCAATTTTGgttttagtaataataaatctcaaaGTAATAGTGATCTTAATCTATCTTCAAATCTTAATACcagttttatagaaaaatatcaaagttttgataatattatagatgatAAGACTGagaatttcaaagataatgttacaaatttaaagtatatacAATCGTTTATAGTTAAAGAAGTCAATGATAATGGCCTAAATGTTGCaacaaaattgcaaaatgcacaattaatcaattctaataccgtaaatttacaattaaaaagagatataatatcaaaaaaaaaatggtttagGTCTAATTCTATACAATTCTTACCTTCTAACGTTAATTCATCACCAATAAAATCAGCTGTATATTTACCAAACGAACAatctttaaatagaaatttatcttgttctagtaaatattctatttcaaaattatcagaaaaacaattaattattaacgaattaccattattatcattatttaaaaaagataatttattggtCAATAGTAAAAGTATTAGTATGATTAatttaagtgaaaaaaagaattttatatcatgggatgatatacatttaaataatataaaaactttaagtTCAGAAATGTTaccaaatttaaaagatagttcattttctaactttataagttaa